A single Botrytis cinerea B05.10 chromosome 1, complete sequence DNA region contains:
- the Bccoq4 gene encoding Bccoq4, producing MSLSPRLYTQVSRLPRELLTACSITLATRSFSVLHRPAPNYPGHVPLTSIERGGLAVGSAVMAFFNPYRADLIAACGEATATPYFIYRLRDAMLSSPTGRRILRDRPRISSKTLSMPRLRALPPNTVGRCYAEWLDREGVSPDTRDSVKYIDDEECAYVMQRYRECHDFYHAITGLPIVREGEVALKAFEFANTLLPMTGLSMFAVMSLKPAERRRFFTIYAPWAFANGLKAEEVINVYWEEQLERSVEELREELGIEKPLDLRDIRRMEKERKKAQKAT from the exons CTTACAGCTTGCTCTATTACTTTAGCCACAAGAAGCTTCAGTGTATTGCATCGTCCAGCTCCCAATTATCCAGGCCATGTACCACTCACTTCCATTGAGCGGGGTGGTTTGGCTGTGGGCTCAGCAGTAATGGCGTTTTTTAATCCTTACCGTGCAG ATCTAATTGCAGCCTGTGGAGAAGCTACCGCAACACCATATTTCATATACCGTCTCCGCGATGCTATGCTTTCTTCTCCCACCGGTCGACGTATACTTCGCGATCGCCCTAGAATATCTTCCAAGACTCTTTCTATGCCGCGTCTCCGGGCGCTGCCCCCAAACACTGTAGGCAGGTGCTACGCAGAATGGCTGGACCGCGAAGGAGTTTCGCCCGATACACGCGATTCAGTAAAATACATTGACGACGAAGAATGCGCATATGTTATGCAGAGGTATCGCGAGTGTCACGATTTCTATCATGCTATAACGGGTTTACCTATTGTGAGGGAAGGCGAAGTGGCGCTCAAGGCTTTTGAGTTTGCTAATACTCTGTTGCCAATGACGGGTCTGAGTATGTTTGCTGTGATGTCGTTGAAGCCGGCAGAGAGGAGGAGATTTTTTACGATATATGCGCCTTGGGCGTTTGCGAATGGTTTGAAAGCAGAGGAGGTTATTAATGTTTATTGGGAGGAGCAGTTGGAGAGGAGCGTGGAAGAATTGAGGGAAGAGTTAGGCATTGAAAAGCCTCTTGATCTCAGGGATATCAGGcggatggagaaagaaagaaagaaagccCAGAAAGCAACTTGA